The sequence TTATCTTTTAAGGTGTCTATTCCTACTTTTTCAACCAATGAATTTCCAACTTTCCATGTAATCTTATATATTCCTGTATTTTTTGTAAGATCTATTTTTTCTTCTCCAATTTCAATAAATTTATCTTGTTCAATATTATTTACTTTACCACTCAGCATAGCTTTTCTATCATTATCAAGAAGTTTTACACTTTCAACAGTATCTTTATCTATTACTATATCATAAATATAACCTTCTTGTAGTTGATTTTGAATATCAAAAGTATAGACACCTTCTTTGACTTCTTTTCCATTATTTACTGATAAAGTCTTTTGTTGTCCATCAATATAGAAATTAAATTTAAATTTTGAAATCAATGAGTGATCTAAATTTTCTCCTTTAGTTAAATCTCCATAACCCTCTATCCCAAGAAATACAGCTTCTTTTTGAATTTTCTTAGGAGTCATTGCTCTCTTTATTAAATAAAAACCTATTGCTATAACTATTAAAACCAGTATTACTTTTGTTAAAGTTTTACTATTCATATTTCACCTCTTTTCTTTAAAATCATTCTTCACTTTCTTGTAATGTTGTAATGCATCATGATAAGCAGTCAAAATTGCCTTACTTGATGAACCAAAGTATCTTGTTGTAACTTCTTTCTTTAACATCTCCTCATCTTTTATAATATTATGATTTAAAAAAAGTCTATTCACAAAATCTCTAGTTAACCTAAGTGTTGCATTACAGTCCACATCTATAATTTCATCTGTTGATAATATTATCTCAAAGGCAATATAAAAAGTCCCAAACATCTTTGTTATGGCATTATCTATTGTTGTCCTTGCTTCTCCTGTAATATATATTGTTTGTTTATTCAAGACTTTCCTCCATTTTGTCATAAACAAATTTAGAAATTTTTCCTATTGTCTGTCTACATTGTAAGTTTGACATCCCACTTGTTAATACAACTAAAATATATATTTTATTTCCAAGCCAAATAATACCTCCATCATTTTCTAGATTATCTAAATCTCCACATTTATGGGCTATTTTTATATCAGGTGGAAGATATCTTTGTAATCTTTCTCCTTGTTGTTGTCTTAACAAAATATCTAACATCAACTGGCTGGTTTCTTTATTTATTAATTTTTCTTGATAGATAAGTTTTAATAACAATGAAATATCATCTGCAGAAGTATAATTATCATATCCATTTTTACTTGCTTCTGCATCCATCATTCTTCTTTCTAAAAAAGTTTCTCTTAATCCTAATTCTTTTCCTAGGAAATTTATATTTTCCATACCTAAGAAATCAATTAAAATATTAGTAGCCTGATTATCACTTACAATAATCATAAGAGTTGCAAGTTCTTTTAAAGTAAAATGATGTCCTGCATTTAATTCCTTTAAAACTCCATCTCCTCCAGTTTTCATAAAATTTGTTATTGTGATTGTATCAGAAAGAGAAAATTTATTTTCAGAAACTTTTTTCATTAATTCTGCTAATATAAGAAGTTTAATCATACTAGCAGATAATACTTTTTCATTTCCATTTATAGAAAAACCATTTTTTTTATCCAAAT is a genomic window of Fusobacterium nucleatum containing:
- a CDS encoding DUF3870 domain-containing protein, with the translated sequence MNKQTIYITGEARTTIDNAITKMFGTFYIAFEIILSTDEIIDVDCNATLRLTRDFVNRLFLNHNIIKDEEMLKKEVTTRYFGSSSKAILTAYHDALQHYKKVKNDFKEKR
- a CDS encoding serine hydrolase → MEKYTEWKKEIEKIISQVDGKICINFYDLDKKNGFSINGNEKVLSASMIKLLILAELMKKVSENKFSLSDTITITNFMKTGGDGVLKELNAGHHFTLKELATLMIIVSDNQATNILIDFLGMENINFLGKELGLRETFLERRMMDAEASKNGYDNYTSADDISLLLKLIYQEKLINKETSQLMLDILLRQQQGERLQRYLPPDIKIAHKCGDLDNLENDGGIIWLGNKIYILVVLTSGMSNLQCRQTIGKISKFVYDKMEESLE